One Bacillus sp. 1780r2a1 DNA segment encodes these proteins:
- the dctP gene encoding TRAP transporter substrate-binding protein DctP, whose protein sequence is MKKIFLLILIMIALTGCGEKNLKDSDVTVLKLAHAHNEDHPVHRALIEFSKDLEEKTNGSLKVQIYPNSQLGSEREVIELTQSGAIDIVKIGGGSLESFAEAYSIFSLPYLFDNKEHFFRVMDSNIAKELYQVTKKVGFIGLTYYDAGARSIYTSNKPIMHPNDLKGLKIRVQSSATQIKMLELLKGSPTPIAYGEVYAALQQGVIDGAENSELNLISTNHSEVAKEFTYTEHTIVPDILIISLNTWEKLNQEQKEAISEAAKQSTEFQKKIWAKETEKAIEQARKDGVHFNKPDLTSFRKAVQPLHIEFQRKESTRKYYKKIREVAEK, encoded by the coding sequence ATGAAAAAAATTTTTTTGTTAATTCTCATTATGATAGCGCTTACAGGTTGCGGTGAAAAAAACCTTAAGGATTCAGATGTCACAGTCCTAAAGTTAGCTCATGCTCATAATGAAGATCACCCTGTGCATAGAGCGTTGATTGAATTCTCAAAAGATCTAGAAGAGAAAACAAACGGATCTCTAAAAGTTCAAATATATCCAAATAGTCAGCTTGGTTCAGAGCGTGAGGTTATTGAATTAACGCAATCTGGTGCCATTGACATAGTTAAAATAGGAGGAGGTTCGTTAGAAAGTTTCGCAGAAGCGTATTCTATTTTTAGCCTACCCTATTTATTTGATAATAAAGAACACTTTTTTAGAGTAATGGATAGCAATATTGCCAAAGAATTGTATCAAGTTACTAAAAAAGTTGGGTTCATAGGCTTAACTTATTATGATGCTGGCGCAAGAAGTATATATACAAGCAATAAACCTATTATGCATCCAAACGATTTAAAAGGTTTAAAAATACGGGTACAATCAAGTGCCACTCAAATTAAAATGCTTGAATTACTAAAAGGTTCACCTACTCCTATTGCTTACGGTGAGGTGTACGCAGCACTCCAACAAGGTGTTATTGATGGTGCAGAAAATAGTGAATTAAATTTAATAAGTACCAATCATAGTGAAGTAGCAAAAGAGTTCACTTATACTGAGCATACAATTGTACCAGATATTTTAATTATTAGTTTAAACACATGGGAAAAGTTAAATCAAGAACAGAAAGAGGCAATAAGTGAGGCTGCAAAACAATCTACAGAATTTCAAAAGAAAATCTGGGCTAAAGAAACTGAAAAAGCTATTGAACAAGCCAGAAAAGATGGTGTTCACTTTAATAAACCTGACCTAACTTCTTTCCGAAAAGCTGTTCAACCCTTGCATATAGAATTTCAGAGAAAAGAATCTACAAGAAAATACTATAAGAAGATAAGGGAAGTTGCTGAGAAGTAG